The proteins below come from a single Cupriavidus pauculus genomic window:
- a CDS encoding AAA family ATPase — translation MSVTMETRAPDPGREAHTPFDAAMAERQRRLADAATQLKLELHGIDAVIDQVIDAVRAWYVLPQVITRPVIVCLWGLTGTGKTQLTRRLAQLLGFYDRFVEVQMDGFSNGSGSRGTTVSGMLGNSGIKEGEPGILVLDEFQRFRTVDDKGKDLTALRYQDVWALLSDGRLPPAVGSLQEIERKLADMRHTEERAAREHDDDEPDSDKRRRAAPLRYRLDPWDAQDIRQMLKLKEPLLEIMEWPAARVHALLQEFQRSQQSWETDYSRLLIFVSGNLDEMYAHVAQRVEDCDTDADIFHDMTSRLTLIDVKRALSQRFRPEQIARLGNHHVIYPSFNRATYELLVRDAVQRYVGGIADSIGLRFLVGDDVLAEVYDNAVFPTQGTRPLFSSVHAILSASLVDAALWAIGEGVSPQSVLRVTLSEDRRHLAITASARGTPLRREFAIPLELRRIKQRANRDFRALLAVHEAGHGLVYSLLFGRVPLEIKINIASFEGGYNSFSRLQAVTRQNSLDRICTILAGRAAESLVFGEMACTTGAEHDYRQATEAASRYLRYHGFGERISRTDVTSNPDDHVNTDVEPSNVAMEELLREQYTRATDLLRRHRAVFKAVANQLMQDGQVLPDAMVRLLAAHGIEAVASAAAQDGEGSAVLESFAERLERFKE, via the coding sequence ATGAGTGTCACGATGGAAACCCGCGCCCCCGATCCGGGCAGGGAAGCCCACACGCCGTTCGATGCGGCGATGGCGGAACGGCAGCGTCGTCTGGCCGACGCCGCCACACAGCTCAAGCTCGAATTGCACGGTATCGATGCCGTCATCGATCAGGTCATCGACGCGGTGCGCGCATGGTATGTGCTGCCGCAGGTCATCACGCGCCCGGTCATCGTTTGCCTCTGGGGGCTGACGGGGACCGGCAAGACGCAACTCACGCGCCGGCTCGCGCAATTGCTCGGCTTCTACGATCGCTTCGTGGAAGTGCAGATGGATGGCTTCAGCAACGGCTCGGGCAGCCGGGGCACGACGGTGTCGGGCATGCTCGGCAACTCCGGCATCAAGGAAGGCGAGCCCGGCATCCTCGTGCTCGACGAGTTCCAGCGCTTTCGCACCGTGGATGACAAGGGCAAGGATCTGACCGCATTGCGCTATCAGGACGTGTGGGCGCTGCTGTCGGATGGCCGTCTGCCGCCCGCGGTAGGGTCGTTGCAGGAGATCGAGCGCAAGCTGGCCGATATGCGCCATACCGAGGAGCGCGCCGCCCGCGAGCACGACGACGATGAACCGGACAGTGACAAGCGTCGTCGTGCCGCGCCGCTGCGGTATCGCCTCGACCCGTGGGATGCGCAGGATATCCGGCAGATGCTCAAGCTCAAGGAGCCGCTGCTGGAGATCATGGAGTGGCCCGCCGCGCGCGTGCATGCATTGCTGCAGGAATTCCAGCGCTCGCAACAGTCCTGGGAGACCGACTACAGCCGGCTGCTGATCTTCGTAAGCGGCAATCTGGACGAAATGTATGCGCACGTCGCGCAGCGTGTGGAAGACTGCGATACCGATGCGGATATCTTCCACGACATGACGTCACGGCTCACGCTCATCGACGTCAAGCGCGCGTTGTCGCAGCGTTTCCGGCCGGAACAGATCGCCCGGCTGGGGAACCATCACGTGATCTACCCTTCGTTCAACCGGGCCACCTACGAACTGCTGGTCCGCGACGCGGTGCAGCGCTATGTCGGTGGAATTGCCGACAGTATCGGCCTGCGCTTTCTCGTCGGCGACGATGTGCTGGCGGAGGTCTACGACAACGCGGTATTCCCGACGCAGGGCACGCGTCCGCTGTTTTCGTCGGTGCATGCGATTCTGAGTGCGAGTCTCGTCGATGCCGCGCTGTGGGCGATTGGCGAAGGGGTGTCGCCGCAATCGGTCCTGCGGGTCACGCTGTCGGAGGATCGGCGGCATCTGGCGATCACGGCTTCGGCGCGCGGCACACCGCTGCGCCGCGAATTCGCGATCCCGCTGGAGTTGCGTCGCATCAAGCAGCGCGCGAACCGCGACTTCCGCGCATTGCTCGCGGTGCACGAAGCCGGCCACGGGCTCGTCTATAGCCTGCTGTTCGGCCGTGTGCCACTGGAGATCAAGATCAATATCGCCTCGTTCGAAGGCGGCTACAACAGCTTTAGCCGGTTGCAGGCGGTCACGCGGCAGAACAGCCTGGACCGGATCTGCACCATCCTCGCGGGGCGTGCCGCGGAGTCGCTGGTGTTCGGCGAGATGGCGTGCACGACGGGGGCCGAGCACGACTACCGCCAGGCGACGGAGGCCGCATCGCGATATCTGCGTTATCACGGGTTCGGCGAACGGATCAGCCGCACCGATGTCACGAGCAATCCCGACGATCACGTGAACACCGACGTAGAGCCGTCGAACGTTGCCATGGAGGAACTCCTGCGCGAGCAATACACGCGCGCGACCGACCTGCTCCGGCGGCATCGCGCGGTATTCAAGGCCGTGGCCAATCAACTCATGCAGGACGGACAGGTCCTGCCGGACGCAATGGTCCGGCTGCTCGCCGCGCATGGTATCGAGGCGGTGGCATCGGCGGCCGCGCAGGATGGCGAGGGCAGCGCGGTGCTGGAATCGTTCGCGGAGCGCCTCGAACGATTCAAGGAATAA
- a CDS encoding FMN-binding negative transcriptional regulator, protein MYVPAHFEATNVEDLHRLMREFPFAILMTHGKAGLDANHLPFELDAAAGRHGILHAHVARNNPVWQDVKSGDDVLVVFRAEDAYISPNWYPSKQETHKAVPTWNYRVVHAHGKITIRDDERYVRGVVARLTRTHEATQPKPWKMGEAPADFLDTMLKAIVGIEVEIEQLVGKFKLSQNRDVRDKVSTGEALKAQGHVAIGQALLDAIPADQR, encoded by the coding sequence ATGTACGTCCCTGCCCATTTCGAAGCCACCAACGTCGAAGACCTCCATCGGCTGATGCGTGAGTTCCCGTTCGCGATCCTCATGACCCATGGCAAGGCCGGCCTCGACGCCAATCACCTGCCTTTCGAGCTCGATGCGGCCGCTGGCAGGCACGGCATCCTCCATGCCCATGTCGCGCGCAACAACCCGGTCTGGCAGGACGTGAAAAGCGGCGATGACGTACTCGTCGTGTTCCGCGCGGAAGATGCCTATATCTCGCCGAACTGGTATCCGAGCAAGCAGGAGACCCACAAGGCCGTGCCGACATGGAACTACCGCGTGGTGCACGCCCACGGCAAGATCACGATTCGCGACGACGAGCGCTACGTGCGCGGTGTCGTCGCCAGGCTCACGCGCACGCACGAAGCCACCCAGCCAAAGCCATGGAAGATGGGCGAGGCGCCGGCCGATTTTCTCGACACGATGCTCAAGGCCATCGTGGGCATCGAGGTGGAAATCGAACAGCTCGTGGGCAAGTTCAAGTTGAGCCAGAACCGCGATGTGCGCGACAAGGTGAGCACCGGCGAAGCACTGAAGGCCCAAGGCCACGTCGCGATCGGGCAGGCGTTGCTGGACGCCATTCCCGCGGACCAGCGGTAA
- a CDS encoding PLP-dependent aminotransferase family protein — protein sequence MPRRRQGTELPFMGKLDRTKGELGRQLTLVLREAIRAGELKPGESLPSTRYLAGTIGISRGLVTNAFEQLIAEGFLEAQAGSSTRVSSSLSAVPVSTAQRRARKPAAAPKLPPRAAAFAEAARQFTPLPPVPFAVSVPIGPTSPDDTWRKLGNRTRGLRAAAPSGYDDPQGVPALRAAIADYVRKSRSVHCAPEQVIVTAGTQQGLYLACQILLEPADLAWVEDPAYRGITGILEATGAGERMMRVPVDESGIDVDAGIRAAPHARVAFVTPSHQYPLGMPLSMARRTALVTWARENGAWIVEDDYDSELRYVGHPFPSLQGLAPDRTIYLGTFSKILFPSLRLGYAIVPEHLVPAFCGARGLMDRHPPSADQHTLAAYIAEGHLDRHIRRVRLVYAERRQHLISTIEARIPAKRAWLQPGDQGMHVVLWLADGIDDVAVAAKAMESGVAVRPVSPLYTPGRRRPGLILGLGGYPDAQTEEAVNRLGAVIATAARARNSSARRTVA from the coding sequence ATGCCAAGACGCCGTCAAGGTACGGAACTGCCCTTTATGGGCAAGCTCGATCGCACGAAGGGCGAGCTGGGTCGGCAGCTGACGCTGGTGCTCAGGGAGGCCATTCGCGCGGGGGAACTGAAGCCCGGCGAATCGCTTCCCTCCACGCGGTATCTCGCTGGCACGATCGGGATCTCGCGTGGATTGGTGACCAATGCATTCGAGCAACTGATCGCGGAGGGTTTTCTTGAAGCGCAGGCGGGATCGAGCACGCGCGTGTCGAGCAGCCTGTCTGCGGTGCCGGTATCGACCGCGCAAAGGCGGGCGAGGAAACCCGCCGCCGCGCCCAAGCTGCCGCCCCGCGCGGCCGCATTCGCGGAGGCGGCCCGCCAGTTCACGCCACTACCGCCCGTTCCGTTCGCCGTGTCGGTCCCGATCGGTCCCACTTCCCCTGACGACACCTGGCGCAAACTCGGCAATCGCACGCGTGGACTGCGCGCGGCGGCGCCGTCCGGCTACGACGATCCGCAGGGCGTGCCCGCATTGCGCGCGGCCATTGCCGATTACGTGCGCAAGTCGCGCTCCGTGCATTGCGCACCCGAGCAAGTCATCGTCACCGCGGGCACCCAGCAGGGACTCTACCTCGCCTGCCAGATACTTCTGGAGCCTGCGGACCTTGCATGGGTCGAGGATCCCGCCTATCGCGGCATCACAGGGATACTGGAAGCGACCGGCGCGGGCGAGCGCATGATGCGCGTACCCGTCGATGAATCGGGAATCGACGTGGACGCGGGCATTCGCGCCGCGCCACACGCGCGCGTGGCGTTCGTGACGCCATCGCATCAGTATCCCCTCGGCATGCCGCTCAGCATGGCCCGGCGCACAGCACTCGTCACGTGGGCCAGGGAGAACGGCGCATGGATCGTCGAAGACGACTACGACAGCGAGTTGCGATACGTCGGGCATCCGTTCCCTTCGCTGCAAGGCCTGGCGCCCGATCGCACGATCTACCTCGGCACGTTCAGCAAGATCCTGTTTCCGTCGCTTCGGCTCGGTTATGCGATCGTGCCGGAACATCTCGTCCCGGCATTCTGCGGCGCACGCGGCCTCATGGACCGGCATCCGCCGAGCGCCGACCAGCACACCCTTGCGGCGTACATCGCGGAAGGCCATCTGGATCGGCATATCCGGCGCGTGCGGCTGGTCTACGCGGAGCGTCGCCAGCACCTGATCTCGACGATCGAAGCGCGTATTCCGGCAAAACGCGCATGGCTGCAGCCCGGCGACCAGGGCATGCACGTCGTCCTCTGGCTTGCCGACGGGATCGACGATGTGGCGGTCGCGGCAAAGGCCATGGAATCGGGCGTGGCCGTCCGGCCCGTCTCGCCGCTGTACACGCCAGGCCGTCGCCGGCCCGGCCTGATCCTGGGCCTGGGTGGCTACCCCGACGCGCAAACAGAAGAAGCCGTGAACCGGCTCGGTGCGGTGATCGCCACGGCGGCCAGGGCGCGCAACAGCAGCGCGCGCCGTACGGTGGCATAG